TCGTCGGCTTGGGGATTACTGTGCGCCTCGCTCTCGGCGAACAGCTCGCCCAGGCGATCAAGCCCGGTGCCACTGAACTCGATGAATCGCCACGGCATCAGCTCCTTGTGATCCGGCGCGCGCAACGCCGCACGGTAGAGCGCGTCGAGCTGTTCGCGGTCCGGCACCGGACCGGCCAGCTTGCCCATCGAGCTGCGTTCGTGGAGCAGCGTCATCGCTTCCATGGCAGATTCCTCAAACGAGACCATGTCTCAGTGACTGGGCACCTTACCGCAACTGTTCACTGCCGCGCCAGCCGCAACGGCTCGGGCGGCCGTTCACCCGGCGTGCCCCGCCAAGGACTGATATCGAGCCCACCGCGGCGCACATAGCGCGCCAGCACCAGCAACTTCTCGGGACGCACGCACGCCATGAGGTCGGTAAAAATGTGCTCGACGCAATGTTCATGGAAGTCCTGATGCTGGCGATAGCCCACCAGATACTTGAGCAGCCCCTCGCGGTCGATTCTCGGGCCACGGTAGCGAATCATCACGCTCCCCCAGTCAGGCTGGCCGGTCACCGGACAGTTGGATTTGAGCAGGTGCGAATAGAGGCTCTCCTCGACGATGCCCTGCCCCGCAGCCAACAGCTCGGGGCACGGTGAGTAGTCGCTGATCGCGATATCCAGATCGTCGAGACACTCCCCGGGCAACCGCCGCGGCATCAGCAGCGGGTCGTCGACCGCGAGCAGCTCGACGGATACCGCGCCGCCGGCCGCCGCCGACAGATCAGCCGTGAGCGTATCGCGCACCGCATTCGCGTCCGCGAAACGGCTCTGGTTGAAGCTGTTGAGATAGAGCTTCCACGACTTGGATTCGATCAGCCGTGGCGTATCCGCCGGCAGGCGAAAGCGCGCCACGGCCACCAGCGGTTTGCCACGCGCATTGAGCCAGGAAAGCTCGTAGGCATGCCATTCGTCTTCGCCGACGAAGGGCAGCCGCTCCTCGGCGATTCCCAGCGGCGCACGGTTGGCGGCCCGGGCAATCGGGTACAAAAGCGTGGGATCGTAATGCTCGGGGTAGCTGGACTCACGTCCCAACGGGGCGCCTGCGAGGGTCTCGGGGCGATTCATCATGTGTACCTCAACTGCGTATGCCTTTGCCGCGCTCCAGCATCCACAATGCCAGCGCGAAGAACGCCACGATGAAGACCGCAATGGCGACCAGCGCCCCCGCCACCGGGATGTCGGATACGCCGAGGATGCCGTAGCGGAAGGCGTTGACCATGTACAGGATGGGGTTGACCATCGACACGCCCTGCCAGAAGTCCGGCAACATGTCGATCGAGTAGAACACGCCACCCAGGTAGGTCAGCGGCGTGAGCACGAAGATCGGCACGATCGAGATATCGTCGAACTTGTGCGCCAGCAGCGCGTTGACGAAGCCGCCGATGGAAAACAGCGCGGCGGTCATTGTCACCACGCCGAGCGTTACCAGCGGATGATGGATCGACAGATCCGTGAAGAAGAACGACACAGCGGTGACGATCACACCCACGCCCAGCCCGCGCGCCATGCCGCCGAGCACGAAACCGGCGAGGATCACCCAGTTGGGCATCGGCGAGACCATCATCTCCTCGACGGAGCGCTGAAACTTGTTGGAGAAGAACGACGAGGCGACGTTGGAATAGCTGTTGGTGATCACCGACATCATGATCAATCCCGGAACGATGTACGCCATATAGCTGAAACCGTCCATCTCGCCGATGCGCGAGCCGATCAGATTGCCGAAGATGATGAAATACATGGTCATGGTGATCGACGGCGGCAATAGGGTCTGCGGCCAGATTCGCGTGAAGCGGCGCACCTCCTTGATCACCAGCGTCCATAGCGAGACCAGAATCTGACGGGGGTTCATTTGGCGATTTCCTCGTCGGCGACCTTGGCCGGGCGCGACGCGGCGTTGTCGCTTTCCACCATCGACACGAACAACTCCTCGAGCCGGTTGGCCCGGTTGCGCATCGAGACGACCTCGACACCCTGCGCCGATAGCTGCGAGAAAGCGTCATTGAGACGCTGTCCCTTGTGCAGGCCGAGTGACAGTTGCGAGGCCTCGACCTGTTCGACTTCGAAGCCCTCGAGGGCCGGCGCGGCGACGATCGGTCGCGCCAGATCGAGCAGGAAGGTCTCGGTGTCGAGCTCGGTCAATAGATCGCGCACCGAGGTATTCTTGACGATTTCGCCATTATTGATGATGGCGATGTTGCGGCACAGGCTCTCGGCCTCTTCGAGATAATGCGTGGTGAGGATGATGGTGGTGCCTTCGTCACGGTTGATCCGCCGCATGTATTCCCACATGCTGCGCCGCAGTTCGATATCAACGCCGGCCGTGGGCTCGTCGAGGATCAGCAACCGCGGGCGGTGGATCAGCGCGCGAGCGATCATCAGGCGACGCTTCATGCCCCCGGACAGCATGCGCGCCGGGCCATTGCGCTTGTCCCATAGCCCCAACTCCTTGAGCAGCTGATCGCAACGCGGCTTGGCCTCGCGTAGCGACATGCCGTAGTAGCCGGCCTGGGCGAGGATGATGTCCTCGACCTTCTCGAACTGGGAAAAGTTGAATTCCTGCGGTACCACGCCCAGGTGGTACTTGGCCTTGGGGAAATCACGATCGATGTCGATGCCGTAGATCGATACCTTGCCGGCGGTCTTCTGCACCAACGAGCAGACGATCCCCAGGGTGGTGGACTTGCCCGCCCCGTTAGGCCCCAGCAAGGCGAAGAAGTCGCCCTCGGGAACGTCCAGATCGATCCCTTTCAGGGCATGGAAACCGTTGCCGTAGACTTTCGTGAGTCCACGGATGGAAAGTGCAGGCTTCGCCATCGAACGCCCCTTTCATCGGTCAATCGTCGAACACGCCTAACCATTCCGATTAGCGTGACAAAGAACTACTACATGAGGTCGTTGCAGCGAAAATCAACAGCACACATGCCGTGAGCGGGTTCGGCAAGCGCCGATACCCCTGCAGCCAGGAAAATAGGAAAGATTGGAGCGGGAAACGAGATCGACGGGGCGGCCTTCCGCCGGACCGGCGTGCCGGCTCCCGACCCTCGCCTTGGCAAGGCGATGCTCTACCACTGAGCTATTCCCGCTTGGAGAGGACTGGCGATGCAAGTGGCGTCCCGTAGGGGGTTCGAACCCCTGTTACTGCCGTGAAAGGGCAGTGTCCTAGGCCACTAGACGAACGGGACACGCTTAGCGAAAACTGGAGCGGGAAAGGAGATTCGAACTCCCGACCCTCGCCTTGGCAAGGCGATGCTCTACCACTGAGCTATTCCCGCACTGGTTTTCACCGATTCCGAACACCTGCGACGAAGTGGCGTCCCATAGGGGGTTCGAACCCCTGTTACCGCCGTGAAAGGGCGGTGTCCTGGACCACTAGACGAATGGGACGCATGCCTGCCTCGTCGAGGTGGCGCGTATATTAATTAGCCCGCCTGGGGGTGTCAAGCCGCCATCGCGCCACCGGGCGACTATGCTGTAATCCGGCGCAGCCGGCTACTGCGGGGCTGGCATAGCGAGCTTGGTCTGTTGTCTCATGAGCATCGAAACCACGAACACCCTGCGAGGAGGAAGGCATGCGCAACAAACTGCACAAAAGCGACGCCGAATGGCGCCAGCAGCTGACCCGGGAACAATACCGGGTAACCCGCGAGAAAGGCACCGAGCCGCCGTTCAGCGGCGATCATCAGGTCAGCGACGAACAGGGCATCTATCATTGCGTCTGCTGTGGCGCGGCGCTGTTCGAGAACGAGCACAAGTTCGATTCCGGTTGCGGCTGGCCAAGCTTCGACCGCCCGCTCGGCAAGGGCTCGGTCGAGGAGAACTTCGACGAGTCCCATGGCATGCGGCGCACCGAAGTCGTCTGCTCGCACTGCGATGCCCACCTCGGCCACGTCTTTCCCGATGGCCCGCCACAGACCACCGGGCAGCGCTACTGCATCAACTCGGTGGCGCTGGATTTCCATCCCGACGAGTGATCCCTGCAAGGCGCCTTCGGGCGCCCGGCTTAGGCTCTGTCCGAAAAGTGCCTGCGCTTTTTTGCCTTGCCTGGCCATCGCTCGTCGACTTTTCAGACGAAGCCTAGCGTTCGCTGCCGTGACACGCCTTTCCGGCAAGCCTCTTGCCAGGCCCGGCCGACCTGCCAGGTCTGGTAAGATAGGTGCCGATCCAATTTCCAGAACAGCGCATAGGGGACGACGATGCTCGGCTGGTATCCGGGACACATGAACAAGGCGCGCCGCCAGATCAAGGAAGCGCTGCCCGAAATCGACGTGGTGCTCGAGGTGCTCGACGCCCGCCTGCCCTACTCCAGCGCCAACCCCATGCTCGCCGAGCTCACCGAGCACAAGCCGGTGCTCAAGATTCTCTCGCGGGCCGACCTGGCCGACCCGACATGCACCGCCGAATGGGTCGAATACTTCGACGCCCTGCCGGACACGCGCGCCCTGGCGGTCACCACGACCCAGGCCCGCGAACTCAAGCGCATCCCCGCGTTGTGCCATGAACTGGCCGGTCAGGTGCGCGCCGACCGCGACGTGCGGGTGATGGTCATGGGCATTCCCAACGTCGGCAAGTCGACCCTGATCAACGGCCTGGCGGGGCGCAAGATCGCCAAGACCGGCAACGAGCCGGCGGTGACCAAGCGCCAGCAGAAAATTCGCATCGAGGGGCGCATCGCCCTGATCGACACGCCCGGGGTGCTGTGGCCGAAGATCGAGAACCAGGCCAGCGCCTATCGCCTGGCCGCCAGCGGCGCGATTCGCGACACCGCGATCGACTACCTGGACGTCGCGGTGATCGCCGCCGCCGAGCTGACCAAACGCTACCCCGACGCCCTGAGCGCTCGCTTCAAGCTCAAGACGCTACCGGGCTACGCGCCCGACCCTCAGGCGGCCGGTGTCGAGGTCGACGGCGGGCCGGCGCTCGACCTGATGGCACAGGCCGGGTACGACGGCCAGGCCATCGTCAAGGCGATCGCCGCCAAGCGCGGCGGGCTGCGCGCCGGCGGCGAAGTCGACATGCATCGCGGCGCCGAGGTGTTGTTGCACGAGTTGCGTGACGGCAAGCTCGGACGGGTGACGCTGGAAACTCCCGCCGACATCGTCGAACCGACAGCCGAGCTGCCTACCGCCCCCTCCTCCTGATTCGGCCCGAGCGCGGCTCGAGGGCTCGATGCAGGCGCTTTTGCCGATCAGCGCGGCGGGTTATGCTGGGCTGCGCCCAGATCGGCGGCCTGCAACTCTCAGACGCACATCATTGCCCCAGCCAGTCGCCAAGCCCTATCGCAACGGACACTCCATGCAAACGACCCTCAACCCGATTCGCAAGTCGCACAAGCTCGACAACGTCTGCTACGACATCCGCGGCCCGGTCCTCGATCATGCCAAGCGACTCGAGGACGAGGGTCAGCGCATCCTCAAGCTCAACATCGGCAACCCCGCGCCGTTCGGCTTCGAAGCGCCCGAGGAGATCCTCCAGGACGTGATGCGCAACCTGCCCACCGCCCAGGGCTACTGCGATTCCAAGGGGCTGTACTCGGCGCGCAAGGCGATCATGCAGGAGTGCCAGCGCAAGGCCATACCCGGCGTCGGCATCGAGGATATCTTCGTCGGCAACGGGGTCTCCGAGTTGATCGTGATGGCCATGCAGGCGCTGCTCAACGACGGCGACGAGGTATTGATACCGGCGCCCGACTATCCGCTGTGGACCGCCGCCGCCAACCTGTCCGGCGGGCGTCCGG
The genomic region above belongs to Halomonas zincidurans B6 and contains:
- the msrB gene encoding peptide-methionine (R)-S-oxide reductase MsrB, producing the protein MRNKLHKSDAEWRQQLTREQYRVTREKGTEPPFSGDHQVSDEQGIYHCVCCGAALFENEHKFDSGCGWPSFDRPLGKGSVEENFDESHGMRRTEVVCSHCDAHLGHVFPDGPPQTTGQRYCINSVALDFHPDE
- the ylqF gene encoding ribosome biogenesis GTPase YlqF gives rise to the protein MLGWYPGHMNKARRQIKEALPEIDVVLEVLDARLPYSSANPMLAELTEHKPVLKILSRADLADPTCTAEWVEYFDALPDTRALAVTTTQARELKRIPALCHELAGQVRADRDVRVMVMGIPNVGKSTLINGLAGRKIAKTGNEPAVTKRQQKIRIEGRIALIDTPGVLWPKIENQASAYRLAASGAIRDTAIDYLDVAVIAAAELTKRYPDALSARFKLKTLPGYAPDPQAAGVEVDGGPALDLMAQAGYDGQAIVKAIAAKRGGLRAGGEVDMHRGAEVLLHELRDGKLGRVTLETPADIVEPTAELPTAPSS
- a CDS encoding ABC transporter ATP-binding protein, which gives rise to MAKPALSIRGLTKVYGNGFHALKGIDLDVPEGDFFALLGPNGAGKSTTLGIVCSLVQKTAGKVSIYGIDIDRDFPKAKYHLGVVPQEFNFSQFEKVEDIILAQAGYYGMSLREAKPRCDQLLKELGLWDKRNGPARMLSGGMKRRLMIARALIHRPRLLILDEPTAGVDIELRRSMWEYMRRINRDEGTTIILTTHYLEEAESLCRNIAIINNGEIVKNTSVRDLLTELDTETFLLDLARPIVAAPALEGFEVEQVEASQLSLGLHKGQRLNDAFSQLSAQGVEVVSMRNRANRLEELFVSMVESDNAASRPAKVADEEIAK
- a CDS encoding ABC transporter permease, which produces MNPRQILVSLWTLVIKEVRRFTRIWPQTLLPPSITMTMYFIIFGNLIGSRIGEMDGFSYMAYIVPGLIMMSVITNSYSNVASSFFSNKFQRSVEEMMVSPMPNWVILAGFVLGGMARGLGVGVIVTAVSFFFTDLSIHHPLVTLGVVTMTAALFSIGGFVNALLAHKFDDISIVPIFVLTPLTYLGGVFYSIDMLPDFWQGVSMVNPILYMVNAFRYGILGVSDIPVAGALVAIAVFIVAFFALALWMLERGKGIRS
- the queF gene encoding NADPH-dependent 7-cyano-7-deazaguanine reductase QueF (Catalyzes the NADPH-dependent reduction of 7-cyano-7-deazaguanine (preQ0) to 7-aminomethyl-7-deazaguanine (preQ1) in queuosine biosynthesis); translation: MMNRPETLAGAPLGRESSYPEHYDPTLLYPIARAANRAPLGIAEERLPFVGEDEWHAYELSWLNARGKPLVAVARFRLPADTPRLIESKSWKLYLNSFNQSRFADANAVRDTLTADLSAAAGGAVSVELLAVDDPLLMPRRLPGECLDDLDIAISDYSPCPELLAAGQGIVEESLYSHLLKSNCPVTGQPDWGSVMIRYRGPRIDREGLLKYLVGYRQHQDFHEHCVEHIFTDLMACVRPEKLLVLARYVRRGGLDISPWRGTPGERPPEPLRLARQ